In Methanothermobacter tenebrarum, the sequence TTTGCCTTTATTACTGCTTGGAAGAAAAACCTAATCGAAAATGTAACAGAAAACAAAAAGGATGATAATATGATCTTTAATAGGCAAGGTAAAAAGTCAATGAATAAAACTGGAATAATAAATATTAAAAGGATAATGAAAGTTAGTATTATCCCTGAGATTTTCCTTTTTCCAAGCTTGTCCTTCAATTTTTCAGTTATTCTACCCATCCATACCACCGGGTGGAGATAAACCGGTGGCTCGCCTAATATAACGTCTATCAAAATTCCAATTATGAATATCGCAATGTTATCTAATATTATAAAATCCCCCTCCCTTGGGAAAAATTTTCCCACCCATCCAAATTATATATATATACTATGACAATATTTAGGAAAGAAGAAGGTGATAATTTTGGAGGGTAAAATAAAACGATGGCTCACTGAAGAAGGTCTCCTAGGGCAGATAGTAGATGATGAAAATGCAAATTTCCATTTCATCGTAAATTACCCAGAAGAACATGTAATAGACGTCATACAACCAAAGGGCAAAAGAGATCTAGTACTGGTCGCATGTGCCACGAGTGTAAGCCCCGAACATTTATCAAAGATCCAAGAACTGAGCGAATCTAAAAGGGAAGAGTTTCTTTGGCAGATCAGATTCTCCCTGAATAAATTTCTCGTCGACTTCCAATTAGAACATCCAAGAAACATCCTCGAAAGTTATCTTGTAACCGATGAAATCTACAATGATGCATTAACCAAAGACAGACTAATATCAACCATCAAAAAAGTATTTAAAGCCAAATTGCATGTTTTATGGCTCATACAGAAAAGATTCGGAGAAAAAAAAGAAGAAATACACGAAGACACCATGTATGTGTGAACTACCCCAACTTATCGGATGGAGTTTCGTGAGGACCTCGATGTATATCATCCTTATCCTCACCGCCAAGTTCACACTGCCACTACTCCCTACCCCCTCACGGACTCAAGAGATACTTCCTGTGAACTGCCACCAACTATTGCAGGCCTGCTTCAACGACGCTTGGTCTCCAACAGGCGTGA encodes:
- a CDS encoding DUF2299 domain-containing protein, whose protein sequence is MIILEGKIKRWLTEEGLLGQIVDDENANFHFIVNYPEEHVIDVIQPKGKRDLVLVACATSVSPEHLSKIQELSESKREEFLWQIRFSLNKFLVDFQLEHPRNILESYLVTDEIYNDALTKDRLISTIKKVFKAKLHVLWLIQKRFGEKKEEIHEDTMYV